The following are encoded together in the Capsulimonas corticalis genome:
- a CDS encoding NmrA family NAD(P)-binding protein: protein MNNPRILVLSAAGKTGLPTAIQLLGDGFPVTAFVRQEDKRSELLKSRGADIIAGSVTDMADMRRAMEGARRAYFCAPLEEGYLTAGAVFTAAAAEQGLESLVVMSQWLSHPSHPTVHTRECWLTDRMLALLPGTGVTTINVGFFADNDMAQLPFAAQFGILPLPYGTGLNAPPSNEDIARVIAAVLARPEGHSGQTYRPTGSTLLSPPDIAAIVGKVLGRSVRYVDAPAWMVARVLKGAGYSEYAITQILQYAREYQQGAFAMNAPTDVVRKITGREPENYETIVRRYAAKTADAKPSLGAAWRLITRMAGTMLSPAPNTIRHLHSGDFSAQTHITFSADSSEWRQIHDFPASTTRASLVQTG, encoded by the coding sequence ATGAACAACCCAAGAATCCTCGTCCTATCCGCCGCCGGCAAGACCGGCCTTCCTACCGCCATTCAGCTTTTAGGAGACGGCTTTCCCGTCACGGCGTTTGTTCGTCAGGAGGACAAGCGCAGCGAGCTTCTGAAATCTCGAGGCGCGGACATCATCGCCGGCTCGGTCACGGATATGGCCGATATGAGACGAGCCATGGAGGGGGCGCGGCGCGCCTACTTTTGCGCGCCGCTGGAGGAAGGATACCTCACGGCCGGAGCCGTCTTTACGGCGGCCGCCGCCGAGCAGGGGCTGGAATCCCTGGTGGTTATGAGCCAGTGGCTCTCTCACCCGAGCCACCCCACTGTCCATACACGGGAGTGCTGGCTCACCGACCGGATGCTGGCGCTGCTGCCGGGGACCGGTGTGACCACAATCAACGTCGGTTTTTTTGCGGACAACGATATGGCGCAGCTTCCGTTCGCGGCGCAGTTCGGAATATTGCCTCTTCCCTATGGGACCGGCCTCAATGCTCCGCCCTCCAATGAAGACATCGCACGCGTGATCGCCGCCGTGCTTGCCCGGCCGGAGGGACACTCGGGGCAAACATACCGTCCGACTGGCTCCACGCTCTTGTCCCCGCCGGACATCGCCGCCATTGTCGGCAAGGTGCTTGGACGATCGGTCCGATATGTGGACGCGCCGGCATGGATGGTTGCCCGCGTCTTGAAGGGAGCGGGCTATTCCGAGTACGCCATCACCCAGATCTTGCAGTATGCGCGGGAATATCAGCAGGGAGCGTTCGCCATGAACGCGCCGACCGATGTGGTTCGCAAAATTACTGGCCGCGAGCCGGAAAATTACGAGACGATTGTCCGGCGTTACGCCGCGAAGACGGCGGACGCCAAGCCCAGCCTCGGCGCCGCATGGAGGCTGATAACTCGCATGGCCGGAACAATGCTTTCGCCTGCCCCGAACACAATCCGCCATCTCCACTCTGGAGACTTCTCCGCCCAGACGCACATCACCTTCAGCGCGGACTCTTCCGAATGGCGCCAAATCCATGATTTTCCTGCGTCAACAACACGGGCGTCGCTGGTCCAGACGGGTTAA
- a CDS encoding IS630 family transposase, which yields MGPEAAKTYPGKQLVRTPQVGDAAIRAKYEADYGRRGKGYFFGAFIPATGQAFTAPYERRTGENWVCFLEQVDQWEPCQGKRVLAITDNLGSHLGTDAQLFSAEHAHWEFVFTPKYAPYLNLIEPWWKILRSLALKGRRFETFEQICTAVEAATDYWNHHRHPFQWGHRRRHLHHRQPGIAQTPTAVAITR from the coding sequence ATGGGTCCCGAAGCCGCCAAAACTTATCCTGGCAAACAACTGGTTCGAACGCCACAGGTCGGCGACGCGGCCATTCGCGCCAAATACGAAGCTGATTATGGCCGTCGCGGGAAGGGCTACTTCTTTGGAGCCTTCATCCCTGCCACAGGCCAGGCGTTCACCGCACCCTACGAACGGCGTACAGGCGAGAACTGGGTCTGTTTTCTCGAACAGGTTGATCAATGGGAGCCTTGCCAGGGCAAGCGCGTCCTCGCCATTACGGACAATCTTGGTTCGCATTTGGGCACGGATGCCCAGCTCTTTTCTGCGGAACACGCGCACTGGGAATTTGTTTTCACGCCAAAATACGCGCCGTACCTGAACCTGATCGAGCCCTGGTGGAAAATCCTACGCTCGCTGGCGCTCAAAGGACGCCGCTTCGAAACCTTTGAGCAAATATGCACAGCGGTCGAAGCGGCGACCGATTACTGGAACCATCATCGACACCCATTTCAGTGGGGACATCGACGGCGGCATTTACATCACAGGCAGCCAGGCATAGCGCAAACACCGACTGCCGTAGCAATTACGAGATGA
- a CDS encoding helix-turn-helix domain-containing protein, with translation MYLKLRDLTAEERTTLDRIARSRTEAVRLVERAKMILAINEGQSGPEIARQFGCDADKVYRWVHRFYDQGLDGLQDKRRSGRPRIYTPDQYAEVIGTALTSPQELHLPFASWTLDRLAAYLKEQKNIAMGRNRIDQILIAEGLLLIAEGLRWQTQESWFSVKTDPDFKAKRGRSKHSTSKSLKMPLSSV, from the coding sequence ATGTACCTAAAACTGCGTGACCTTACCGCCGAAGAACGAACGACACTGGATCGGATCGCTCGCTCGCGCACCGAAGCCGTTCGCTTAGTGGAACGCGCCAAAATGATCTTGGCGATAAATGAGGGTCAGAGTGGTCCCGAAATCGCACGGCAATTCGGCTGTGACGCCGATAAAGTCTATCGCTGGGTCCATCGGTTTTACGATCAAGGACTGGATGGGCTGCAGGACAAGCGGCGCAGTGGGCGGCCACGCATTTACACGCCTGATCAGTATGCCGAAGTCATTGGAACTGCTCTGACCAGTCCACAAGAGTTACATCTGCCCTTTGCCAGTTGGACGTTAGACCGCTTGGCGGCCTATCTCAAAGAGCAAAAGAACATTGCGATGGGGCGTAACCGTATCGATCAGATTTTGATTGCCGAAGGACTGCTTTTGATTGCCGAAGGACTGCGCTGGCAAACTCAGGAAAGCTGGTTTAGTGTCAAGACCGATCCCGATTTTAAGGCAAAAAGGGGGCGCTCGAAGCACTCTACCAGCAAGTCCCTGAAGATGCCGTTGTCGTCTGTTTAG
- a CDS encoding TetR/AcrR family transcriptional regulator, with protein MRYKPKHKEETHQRIVDAASKEFRAHGFEGVGIAKLMRALGLTHGGFYAHFADKEDLVDEALAFAMDQSLENMLSALKAGGYPAMFEYYLSEMHRDHPAFGCPLPALAAEVSRRPPSSRGAFTKKLVEIQNDLAERIPGKTPERRLEKASVVLASMAGAVSLARAVSDPVLSQSILRSTQEHLLRLIEAADD; from the coding sequence ATGCGCTACAAACCGAAACACAAAGAAGAGACTCATCAGCGAATCGTAGACGCCGCGTCGAAGGAATTTCGCGCGCACGGATTTGAGGGGGTGGGGATCGCCAAGCTCATGCGGGCTCTGGGCCTGACGCATGGCGGATTTTACGCCCACTTCGCCGACAAGGAAGATCTGGTGGATGAGGCGCTCGCTTTCGCGATGGACCAGAGTCTGGAGAACATGCTTTCCGCTTTGAAAGCGGGCGGCTACCCGGCAATGTTTGAATATTATCTGAGCGAGATGCATCGGGACCATCCGGCTTTCGGATGCCCGCTGCCGGCGCTCGCCGCCGAAGTGTCCCGCCGTCCGCCATCGTCGCGCGGGGCCTTTACGAAAAAACTTGTCGAGATTCAAAATGATCTCGCGGAGCGAATTCCTGGAAAGACACCCGAGCGCCGACTCGAGAAGGCCAGCGTTGTGCTTGCCTCCATGGCCGGGGCGGTTTCACTGGCGCGCGCGGTATCTGACCCGGTGCTCAGTCAGTCCATTCTTCGTTCGACTCAGGAGCATTTGCTCCGCCTTATTGAGGCTGCCGACGATTAA
- a CDS encoding organic hydroperoxide resistance protein → MAILYTATATATGGREGHAQSSDGNLDVALALPKELGGPGGAGTNPEQLFAAGYAACFESAMRHVARGKKIPITSASVTAQVGIGPSETGPGFGLAVHLTISLPDLEPEVAQNLIEEAHQVCPYSNATRNNILVELTLA, encoded by the coding sequence ATGGCGATATTGTACACGGCGACGGCCACGGCCACCGGAGGCCGAGAAGGACACGCGCAGAGCTCGGACGGCAACCTGGATGTCGCGCTGGCGCTCCCCAAAGAGCTGGGCGGCCCCGGCGGCGCGGGCACGAATCCGGAGCAGCTCTTTGCGGCGGGCTACGCGGCCTGCTTTGAAAGCGCGATGCGGCACGTCGCTCGGGGCAAAAAGATTCCGATCACCAGCGCCTCCGTGACCGCCCAGGTGGGCATCGGCCCGAGCGAAACCGGCCCCGGCTTTGGCCTCGCCGTCCATCTCACCATTTCGCTGCCGGATCTGGAGCCAGAAGTCGCGCAAAACCTGATCGAGGAAGCGCATCAAGTCTGTCCTTACTCCAACGCCACTCGGAATAACATTCTCGTCGAGCTGACACTAGCGTAA
- a CDS encoding ATP-binding protein, protein MSQIIQDPAFIAGIQYREKGEFPGAIAAFEAAIARFPEEAEGPFQLGLTYQQRGERILPPSMRERGGKNGIGDLAASVLGLGVVAASKAIGQTDWILQYREAFRESVTALRAAVQRDPNDPRFHHALALSLRYLGQTEAAAEAANQAALLQPGDTQYQERAAAFEAAATREAERDGGPTGHGKLTWNDVILPQRTKRELKQMQLLLENPSLSRDLGIEPPTGLLLYGPPGTGKTTIARVLAHEAHCHFIATSPAEINSMWLGESEKAVKRIFDEARAKSPAIIFLDEIDALLPSRSGGVNQYSDKVVNQFLHEMDGLVKNKRIFVVGATNRRDMLDAALLRGGRLSREIEIPLPDLESRRALFGLSTAGAKLAEDVDLDELATRTEGYSGANIKAIVNEAGLQALIRLSEAHPETRRILTKEDFDEALTNFTPPADDEAPNPWKMFA, encoded by the coding sequence ATGAGCCAGATTATCCAGGACCCCGCCTTTATCGCGGGGATTCAATATCGCGAAAAGGGTGAGTTTCCCGGCGCGATCGCCGCCTTTGAGGCGGCGATCGCGCGGTTTCCCGAGGAGGCCGAAGGGCCGTTCCAGCTGGGATTGACCTACCAGCAGCGCGGCGAACGGATCCTGCCGCCGTCGATGCGCGAGCGCGGCGGGAAAAACGGCATCGGCGACCTCGCCGCGTCGGTCCTGGGCCTGGGCGTTGTGGCGGCCTCGAAGGCGATCGGCCAGACCGACTGGATCCTCCAGTACCGCGAGGCGTTCCGGGAATCCGTGACGGCGCTGCGCGCGGCAGTCCAGCGCGATCCGAACGATCCGCGCTTCCACCATGCGCTGGCGCTTTCGCTGCGCTACCTGGGACAGACCGAAGCGGCGGCGGAGGCGGCCAATCAGGCGGCGCTGCTCCAGCCGGGCGACACGCAGTATCAAGAGCGAGCGGCGGCGTTTGAAGCGGCGGCGACGCGCGAGGCGGAGCGCGACGGCGGTCCGACCGGCCACGGCAAGCTGACCTGGAACGATGTCATTCTGCCCCAGCGCACCAAGCGCGAGCTCAAGCAGATGCAATTGCTGCTGGAGAACCCGAGCCTTTCGCGCGATCTTGGGATCGAGCCGCCCACGGGGCTGCTGCTCTACGGCCCTCCCGGGACCGGCAAGACCACCATCGCCCGGGTGCTGGCGCATGAAGCGCACTGTCACTTTATCGCCACCAGTCCCGCCGAGATCAACTCGATGTGGCTGGGCGAAAGCGAAAAGGCCGTCAAGCGCATCTTCGACGAAGCCCGCGCCAAGTCTCCCGCCATCATCTTCCTGGACGAGATCGACGCCCTGCTGCCCTCGCGCTCGGGCGGCGTCAACCAGTACAGCGACAAGGTCGTGAACCAATTTCTGCATGAGATGGACGGTCTGGTCAAGAACAAGCGAATCTTCGTGGTGGGCGCCACCAATCGACGGGACATGCTCGACGCCGCCCTGCTGCGCGGCGGGCGCCTGTCCCGCGAGATCGAGATTCCCCTGCCCGACCTGGAGAGCCGCCGCGCCCTCTTCGGCCTGAGCACGGCGGGCGCGAAGCTCGCGGAGGATGTGGATCTGGACGAGCTGGCGACGCGCACGGAAGGCTACAGCGGCGCCAACATCAAGGCGATCGTCAACGAAGCCGGTTTGCAGGCGCTCATCCGCCTCTCGGAAGCCCATCCGGAGACCCGGCGTATTCTGACCAAGGAAGACTTCGACGAGGCCCTGACCAACTTCACGCCGCCCGCCGATGACGAAGCGCCCAACCCGTGGAAGATGTTCGCCTGA
- a CDS encoding zinc ribbon domain-containing protein, with protein sequence MTTARRCPRCQSEYPEGARFCPSCAQALTPDAMEYPMSALEIAVNRVRGLLLPALVFTVAVLGIAVMVLATRLERANHQAAAAIAAPPARTFPVSTSPAVASAFPDDVAAYLTFLQKIEQDRVALVRRKEALSAPPSPANASEPPPADPAADWLILVRDFHTQPIPEPCNPLAAEYGGLLNTTSSGSDTTALDAVAARADGELAKLAQRYGAPAPFKIGEK encoded by the coding sequence TTGACTACCGCCCGCCGCTGTCCGCGATGCCAGAGCGAGTATCCCGAGGGGGCGCGTTTCTGTCCGTCCTGCGCGCAAGCCTTGACGCCCGACGCGATGGAATATCCAATGTCGGCGCTGGAGATTGCCGTCAACCGAGTGCGGGGGCTGCTGCTGCCCGCGCTGGTGTTTACCGTCGCCGTGCTCGGCATCGCCGTGATGGTGCTCGCCACCCGCCTGGAGCGCGCCAATCACCAGGCTGCCGCCGCCATCGCCGCTCCGCCGGCGCGGACGTTCCCGGTTTCCACATCCCCCGCCGTGGCCTCCGCGTTTCCGGACGATGTCGCCGCCTACCTGACCTTTCTTCAAAAGATCGAGCAGGACCGGGTGGCGCTGGTGCGCCGCAAGGAGGCGCTGAGCGCCCCCCCGTCTCCCGCCAATGCGTCTGAACCGCCCCCCGCCGATCCCGCCGCCGACTGGCTGATCCTTGTCCGCGACTTCCACACGCAGCCCATTCCGGAACCGTGCAATCCGCTCGCCGCCGAATATGGCGGACTCCTGAACACCACAAGCTCCGGCAGCGATACCACCGCCCTGGACGCCGTTGCGGCCCGCGCCGACGGCGAACTCGCCAAACTCGCCCAGCGGTACGGCGCGCCCGCGCCGTTTAAGATTGGCGAGAAGTAA
- a CDS encoding helix-hairpin-helix domain-containing protein: protein MTNRDMAAMLFNIATLLRDREDNPYRIRAYERGARALLRGRANAAAILGGPNDKARIAHRKWELGERLQLKLRELATTGELQYFHELCEDLPPYMEALMELPGVGPRTAQHLHEALGAETADDVVHAARTGKLKSLWGFGEKRTSRIAQLSLFDDDAFATNAPPARRAA, encoded by the coding sequence ATGACCAATCGCGACATGGCGGCGATGCTGTTCAACATCGCGACGCTTCTGCGCGACCGGGAAGACAACCCTTATCGAATCCGCGCCTACGAACGCGGAGCCCGCGCTCTTTTGCGCGGCCGAGCCAACGCCGCCGCGATCCTCGGCGGACCGAATGACAAAGCGCGCATCGCTCATCGCAAGTGGGAGCTGGGCGAGCGCTTGCAGCTCAAACTGCGCGAACTGGCGACCACCGGCGAGCTGCAATACTTTCACGAGCTCTGCGAGGACCTGCCGCCTTACATGGAGGCGCTGATGGAGCTTCCCGGCGTCGGCCCGCGCACCGCCCAGCATCTGCACGAAGCCCTCGGCGCCGAAACCGCCGACGACGTCGTTCACGCCGCGCGCACGGGAAAACTGAAAAGCCTGTGGGGATTCGGGGAGAAACGCACCTCGCGGATCGCCCAGTTATCTCTGTTTGATGATGATGCCTTCGCAACAAACGCGCCGCCGGCGCGGCGGGCGGCGTAG
- a CDS encoding DEAD/DEAH box helicase, which produces MSDALEQLDIFNADLDSEDLDESLVESAAPFLLETPMPPLDVTPRPYQQEALAAWSAAGARGMVVLPTGAGKTMLALTAIAAMQVSTLVVAPTIDLLHQWHDTICARFGMEPDAVGMIGGGFRTRRPVTVITYDSAAMPRRDLSDIGLLVFDEAHHLPSASYRTIATRCAAPFRLGLSATLERSDGRHDDLTELIGPTVYERQPAALARDKHIADYKATRVPVDLTDDEQVRYDQLTAQYSWYMAASRRKLMLLGCGNLFEALIRQSGHDPAAREALRAHREARMLAMNASRKLGAVEELLEKHQDDKVIVFSEWNSLVHDLSRQLALPAITYRTAQDERRAILDGFRRHHYSKIVTGRVLNEGVDVPDANVAIVVSGSASTREYIQRLGRVLRPKPGQASLYEIVARGTSEVKTAAKRKPKESGPAA; this is translated from the coding sequence ATGTCCGACGCTCTCGAACAACTCGATATCTTTAACGCGGACCTAGACTCCGAAGACCTGGACGAATCCCTTGTCGAATCCGCCGCGCCGTTTCTTTTGGAAACGCCCATGCCGCCGCTCGATGTCACTCCCCGGCCCTACCAGCAGGAGGCGCTGGCGGCGTGGTCGGCGGCGGGAGCGCGGGGGATGGTGGTGCTGCCGACGGGCGCGGGAAAGACCATGCTGGCGCTGACGGCGATTGCGGCGATGCAGGTGTCCACGCTGGTGGTGGCGCCGACGATCGATCTGCTGCACCAGTGGCATGACACGATCTGCGCGCGCTTCGGCATGGAGCCGGACGCCGTGGGCATGATCGGCGGCGGCTTTCGGACGCGGCGGCCGGTCACGGTCATCACCTACGATTCGGCCGCGATGCCCCGACGGGACCTTTCGGACATTGGGCTGCTGGTCTTCGACGAGGCTCACCACCTGCCGTCGGCCTCGTATCGAACGATCGCCACCCGGTGCGCCGCGCCGTTTCGGCTGGGACTGTCGGCGACGCTGGAGCGCTCCGACGGCCGGCACGACGACCTCACCGAATTAATCGGCCCGACGGTGTACGAGCGGCAGCCGGCGGCGCTGGCGCGGGACAAGCATATCGCCGATTACAAGGCGACCCGAGTCCCGGTCGATCTGACCGACGATGAGCAGGTCCGTTACGACCAATTGACCGCCCAGTACTCCTGGTACATGGCCGCCAGCCGCCGCAAGCTGATGCTGCTCGGATGCGGCAACTTATTCGAGGCGCTGATCCGCCAATCCGGCCACGATCCCGCCGCCCGCGAAGCCCTGCGCGCGCATCGAGAAGCGCGCATGCTCGCCATGAACGCCTCGCGCAAGCTGGGCGCCGTCGAGGAACTGCTCGAAAAGCATCAGGATGACAAAGTGATCGTCTTTTCCGAGTGGAACAGCCTCGTCCACGATCTTTCCCGCCAGCTCGCCCTGCCCGCGATCACCTATCGCACCGCGCAGGACGAACGCCGCGCCATTCTGGACGGCTTCCGCCGCCATCACTACTCAAAAATCGTCACCGGCCGCGTGCTCAACGAAGGCGTGGACGTCCCCGACGCCAACGTCGCCATCGTCGTGTCCGGCTCCGCGAGCACCCGCGAGTATATCCAGCGACTAGGACGCGTGCTGCGTCCCAAGCCGGGACAGGCGAGCTTATATGAGATCGTAGCGCGCGGCACAAGCGAGGTGAAGACGGCGGCGAAGAGGAAACCGAAGGAGAGCGGCCCTGCGGCGTAA
- a CDS encoding DUF790 family protein, with protein sequence MAFRIEDFKKTARKSSTSGAPATLYPHQMRDKKALAKVELAIRTFDGLVGRKRGELDAQTMVDFFGDHRIARGVVACLGAYYRYETQRFIQVTGAEGAARLATAELRKPSDIRAHTYQEVNARYHGFLTTKNRAECYTALAEPFGVTAYEWDQLMHLDAEQNQVLSRIGPVPSAKDIVALYNFHSLDTPLRRAQEIFVAGLDLSSAEASDVRAFTESLGVRAHIGNEGTTVSLADLDAASLLPRHAGRLSRCLMQIAQTYGHESLTGHADVTLASKKMRLSLGPETFQTLLGKYRRADETTLRQRMAQGDALHKALLKLRVQGDAAGWRIKRNPEPTVTAQGALLPDLRLTSPQGSEVLLSLGEAPGGDWMRPVLSVSVTDEVDAAAIVAQAREMIGNAWEEETEGQSVPADVLALCDRAAAQGMVRASDAQRTLHLLDESPLIEWIRRAGDTRVRYIPGVGLCSEAMVAAIAGSDLGDALAA encoded by the coding sequence ATGGCCTTTCGTATCGAAGATTTCAAGAAGACCGCCCGCAAATCGTCCACATCGGGCGCGCCCGCCACGCTGTATCCCCACCAGATGCGCGATAAAAAGGCGCTCGCCAAAGTCGAGCTCGCCATTCGGACGTTCGATGGCCTGGTGGGACGCAAACGCGGGGAATTGGACGCGCAGACGATGGTGGATTTCTTTGGAGACCACCGGATCGCGCGCGGCGTTGTGGCGTGTCTGGGCGCGTACTATCGGTATGAGACGCAGCGATTTATTCAAGTGACGGGCGCGGAGGGCGCGGCGCGTCTGGCGACGGCGGAGCTGCGAAAGCCAAGCGATATCCGGGCGCATACATACCAGGAAGTCAATGCGCGCTACCATGGCTTTCTGACCACGAAGAACCGCGCCGAGTGCTATACGGCGCTGGCGGAGCCGTTTGGCGTGACGGCGTATGAGTGGGATCAGTTGATGCATCTGGACGCCGAACAGAATCAGGTGCTGTCGCGGATCGGCCCCGTTCCCTCGGCGAAGGATATCGTCGCGCTTTATAATTTCCATAGTCTGGACACGCCGCTGCGGCGCGCGCAGGAGATCTTTGTCGCCGGCCTGGATCTTTCGTCGGCGGAAGCGTCGGACGTGCGGGCCTTCACGGAATCGCTGGGAGTGCGGGCGCATATCGGCAATGAGGGGACGACGGTGTCGCTGGCCGATCTGGATGCGGCGTCGCTGCTTCCCAGGCATGCCGGGCGACTGTCGCGCTGCCTGATGCAGATCGCGCAGACATACGGCCACGAATCTTTGACGGGACACGCCGATGTGACGCTGGCGAGCAAGAAGATGCGCTTGTCGCTGGGGCCGGAAACGTTCCAAACGCTGCTCGGCAAATATCGCCGCGCCGACGAGACGACCCTGCGCCAGCGAATGGCGCAGGGCGACGCGCTGCATAAGGCGCTGCTGAAGCTCCGGGTTCAGGGCGACGCGGCCGGATGGCGGATCAAGCGCAATCCCGAGCCAACGGTGACGGCGCAGGGCGCGCTCCTGCCCGATCTGCGCCTGACATCTCCCCAGGGTTCGGAGGTTCTGCTTTCGCTGGGAGAAGCGCCGGGCGGCGACTGGATGCGCCCCGTGCTCTCCGTCTCCGTGACGGACGAGGTGGATGCGGCGGCGATTGTCGCGCAGGCGAGAGAAATGATCGGGAACGCCTGGGAGGAGGAGACGGAAGGACAATCCGTGCCGGCCGATGTCCTGGCGCTCTGCGACCGCGCGGCGGCCCAGGGCATGGTCCGGGCCTCCGACGCGCAGCGCACGCTGCATCTGCTCGACGAATCGCCGCTGATCGAATGGATCCGCCGCGCCGGCGACACACGCGTGCGTTACATCCCCGGCGTGGGCCTGTGCTCGGAAGCGATGGTCGCCGCCATCGCGGGATCGGACCTGGGCGACGCTCTGGCGGCGTAG
- a CDS encoding phosphatase PAP2 family protein: MNTDTDDHRQDSKPAKFLTWNLLIGVILAIASFHLFMEVLEAVQGNGQETVRIDRSILLWLHAHQRHGFTEAAEGLAFLGSPPWIVTIGALSAVAGFFTKKIRGAAWTLPVGIAGAGLIIQLTKVEVHRVRPTLFAPLLKETGYSFPSGHSLIAMVVYGLIGYFLMHLLKGRVSKTVVATLTVLIIVAIGVSRSYVGVHYPSDVLAGWAGGFPWLVTCMGLHEILSRRYAKAGEPVLAKPPPLAQAVSNATDKKHAA, encoded by the coding sequence ATGAATACTGATACTGACGATCATCGGCAAGATAGCAAACCCGCCAAATTTCTCACGTGGAACCTCTTGATCGGCGTCATACTGGCCATCGCGTCGTTCCACCTGTTCATGGAGGTTTTGGAAGCCGTCCAGGGCAACGGCCAGGAGACGGTGCGAATCGACCGATCTATCTTGCTGTGGCTGCACGCGCACCAGCGCCATGGCTTCACGGAGGCTGCGGAGGGCCTGGCGTTTTTAGGATCGCCGCCGTGGATTGTCACGATCGGGGCGTTGTCCGCCGTCGCCGGATTTTTTACCAAGAAAATCCGGGGCGCCGCCTGGACTCTGCCGGTCGGGATCGCGGGCGCCGGTTTGATCATTCAGCTGACAAAGGTGGAAGTCCACCGCGTTCGCCCCACGCTCTTTGCCCCTCTGCTCAAGGAAACGGGGTACTCTTTTCCATCCGGGCATTCTCTGATCGCGATGGTGGTCTATGGTCTGATCGGTTATTTCCTGATGCACTTGCTCAAAGGACGCGTCTCCAAAACCGTCGTCGCGACGCTGACGGTTCTGATCATCGTCGCCATCGGCGTTTCCCGCTCTTATGTCGGCGTGCATTACCCATCGGATGTTCTCGCCGGTTGGGCGGGCGGCTTCCCCTGGCTCGTGACGTGCATGGGCCTGCACGAGATCCTCTCTCGCCGCTACGCCAAGGCTGGCGAACCCGTTCTCGCCAAGCCGCCGCCGCTCGCGCAGGCGGTCTCCAATGCGACCGACAAGAAGCACGCGGCGTAG
- the rpmE gene encoding 50S ribosomal protein L31, producing the protein MKPGIHPNYKATTISCACGTVYPTRSTGENIHVEICSNCHPFFTGKQKLLDSAGRVDKFLTKYGMKK; encoded by the coding sequence ATGAAGCCCGGTATCCATCCTAACTACAAAGCGACGACCATCAGCTGCGCATGCGGCACCGTATATCCGACCCGTTCCACCGGTGAGAATATCCACGTGGAAATCTGCTCCAATTGTCACCCGTTCTTCACGGGCAAGCAGAAGCTGCTGGACAGCGCCGGCCGCGTCGATAAGTTCTTGACCAAGTACGGTATGAAGAAGTAA